The Trichlorobacter lovleyi SZ DNA window ATGGGTGCTGTATTCACGGATCGAGATACAGATGTGATCGGTTCCTGTGTCCATCACTTCTGCAAAAAGTTGTTGGACCTCTCCATGGAAAGATATTTTTTCTTCATCTTTCAAGTTGCGATTGATCTCAAACTGTAAGTGCGGCATGGCTTCTCCTTTTTCTGTTCTAATCAACGCTTGAACCTGGCGCAACTGGTGCGAATTTCGGGTTAGATGTTAGGTCCCGGATGATTCCTGACTTGTTTGTGGAAAAGATCGGGTTTTGATTTTTGCCAGCTCTTCAGGGCCTCTACCGGGGTTTTGTGGCCGAGCGCTCGTTGCGGAATGTGCTGGTTATAGAGGTGAGCATACCTGAGCATGGTCGCCTCCAAGTCTGCGGCTGAATCAAACCGCGTGGTCGCCAATACGTCGCTGATCCGACCGTTGAAACGCTCCACCATCCCGTTGGTCTGAGGGTGTCGTGGGGGAATGAGGCGGTGCTCAATGTTGTGTTTCAAGCAGGCCTTGTCAAAGAGGTGGTTCCCCGTGGGCTTGCGTTCACCTGCTGTGCTGAATCGGTCGGTAAAGGCTTTGTCGTTATCGGTCAGCATCTTGTGGATCTTAAAGGGAGCTTTGGCGACCAAGCGCTCCAGAAAGCCTTTTGCCGCCTGGGCCGATTTGCTTTTGCGCAACTCCAGATACACCCAGCGGCTGGCCCGGTCGATGGCGACGAACAGGTACCGACGCGAGGTCTCGTCCGGCATTTGCGGCAGATATTTGATATCGACATGAACAAAGCCGGGTTCATAGCTCTTGAAGGTCTTGGGCTTGGCTTGAGTCTCATCCTCCTTGGGGATAAGATCCGCCAGCCGAGACACACCATGACGACGCAAGAGGCGGTCCAGGGCCGAACGCGAGGCCTCGGGATGGATGAATTCGCGGGTGACGACCAGAAGGTCATCCAAGGGCAGCAGCAGGGAACGGCGCAGCTCGATCACCACCGCTTCCTGGGCCTCGTTTAGGGTCGTGGGGAGCCGGTGCGGCGTATGAGAGTGATCATGTACCTCACTGCGTTTGCGCCACCGCCGTACGGTATCAAGGGAAATGCCCAGCTCCTTGGCCAGCCCTTTGTCCGTCTTGCTCGATTGTTGAATGTAGCGCCGAATCCTGGGTGTTGTCGTCGCGTTGGCGTGCAACCGAATTGTCATATCAGGCTCCTCAGATTTCACCGCAGATGATGTCAAAGAGCATATCGCGAGCCAGGAACAATGAAAAGCTTTTCCTGGCGATGGAATCATCCGGGACCTGACAGTTAGATTTGATTCAACACGCTTGCTTGCGTGAAAATTTCCATGCGACGTTAAAACCGTAGATAACAAAGCAGAGCGACAGCAGTTGCTGTGCAGATAATAACGGTTTGTTTTGGAGCAGCATCAAAGTAGCCATACAGCCGTTCATCAGCATAAAAAAGAGCCAGCCATAAAGGTTTTTCTTGGCCAGCAGGTAGCTGCCAACCAGAAATCCGAGCATGATGCATAATTCCAAAACTTGCGATCCTGCGGTCAGGCCACCGTAATCATACAAGCTATAGCTAATACCAATAG harbors:
- a CDS encoding IS481-like element ISGlo3 family transposase codes for the protein MTIRLHANATTTPRIRRYIQQSSKTDKGLAKELGISLDTVRRWRKRSEVHDHSHTPHRLPTTLNEAQEAVVIELRRSLLLPLDDLLVVTREFIHPEASRSALDRLLRRHGVSRLADLIPKEDETQAKPKTFKSYEPGFVHVDIKYLPQMPDETSRRYLFVAIDRASRWVYLELRKSKSAQAAKGFLERLVAKAPFKIHKMLTDNDKAFTDRFSTAGERKPTGNHLFDKACLKHNIEHRLIPPRHPQTNGMVERFNGRISDVLATTRFDSAADLEATMLRYAHLYNQHIPQRALGHKTPVEALKSWQKSKPDLFHKQVRNHPGPNI